From the genome of Phycisphaeraceae bacterium:
GGATTTGAGAGCCATGTCGGCGCGAGGTCGTTCGAATCCTCCGGCTCGTCGCTCCTGCCAATCATGCGGGCCTGCAGTCGGAGGGTGCTGCGGGCGACGATGCTCGCGATCTCGTCGCATTGCTCGGCGTGAGATAAGCGTCGGACTAGTGGTGGCCGAGTCGCGGCGACATCGCAGAATCCTCGCAGAGGGGGTGAATGTGCGACCACCCGTGGTCGGTCGAATAGGCTCGGATTCCAGGCAAGGAACGAAAGGCAGCCGTCCTTACGCGGGGGCGGGGCGGGTGTTGAGGTGTTCGCCGTGGATCTGAGAGCCGACGCACGAAGCGCCCTCAACCTGGACCTCGGATGACACGCCGCAGCGCGTACCGCGAGACCCGCCTTGCCCCTCCAACGCCGGTACACTACCGGGATGGCTCCATCTGACAGCCCGCCTCTGGCCGACCCAGAGATGCCGTTCAAGGGCATTCTAGACGCCCTGCGAGTCCGAAAAGACGCCCTCTCAGTGAGTCTTGTCGCGGAGGCCGACAGGGTCGCTAACCACCATGTTTATTCCATGGTCGTGGACTTAGAGAGTGCTCGCGCGTTCATGGAGCACCATGTGTGGTGTGTCTGGGACTTCATGATGCTTGCCAAGTCGGTCCAGGTCGGATTGGGTTGCTACGAGCTCCTTTGGGTTCCGCCCGCGGACACCGATGCGGTGGCAGCGATCAATGCGATCATCGCCGATGAAGAAGCGGACATTGGCCCAGATGGCCTCAAACATAGTCACTTTGAGATCTACCTGGGCGCCATGAAGGAAGCGGGAGCATCGACGAGATCGATTGACGCCTTCCTTTCCCGCCTTCGGATCACTCGCGACCTGATCCCATCTATGCTCGATGTGGGCGCCACACCGCCAGCCGTACGGTTCGTTCAGGCGACATACAAGTCTGCTACGGGCCCGATCCACGCGAGGGTTGCAGCGCTGTGCCTGGCTCGCGAAGAGCTTGTGCCGCGATTGCTATCAACACTCCTGACCAACTTGCCCAATGACTCGTGCCTGTCGATGTTTCGCTGGTACATAGAGCGACACATTCAGGTCGACTCAGCGACACATGGACCACTGAGCGCCACTCTGTACTCTAATACTGTAAGGAATGACGCTGTTGTGGAGCGCGAGGCGCTAGAATCGGCAATCGAGGCGATTAGAGCGAGAGGACAGTTCTTGGATAGCATTGCCGATGCGCTCGCACGGGTTGCCAGCGCCAATACCCCATCGAGCTTCGCCAGGTCGAAGGTTTAGAGGAGTTGCCCAAACATGCCAAACAACAGGTCGGCGCCGTTCCTGCTCGTGGTGATTGCGGCGATTGTTGCCCTAGCAGTGTCGCTGATCGTAGTAAAGACTTGGCAAGTCGCGCCGACTGGACCTGTGACCAAGGAGCACGCTTACACCCGAGTGCTCCAGACAGGTACTTTGCGAGTGGGGTACGTCGCCTATCCGCCCGCCACGATAGTTGATGCTAGCGGCAAGAGAATCACTGGAATCTTCCCCGCGCTCCTCGAGGACATCGCGAGTCGTACGGGCTTGAGAGTTGAATTCGCAGAGGAGGTTGGCTGGGCGACTCTGATCGAAGGACTGGACACTGGTCGGTACGACATCGTCGGCGGCCTTTGGGCAAATCCAAGCCGCGGGAAGGCTGCCACGGTATCCGCCCCCGTGTATTTTAGCGGCGTCGGTGTTTGGGTCCGGCCTGACGAATCGCGCATTACTCCCGCTGACAACTGGGAGTCAATCAATCGCCCTGAGATTCGAATTGCGGCAATTGATGGATCAACTCCTCTGTCGATTGCCAAAACGCAGTTCCCCAAAGCCACTTTGACCACCTATCCAAATTTGACGAGCGAGTCGCAGTTGTTTCTCGATCTTGTCAGCAACAAGATCGATGTATTCTTTGCCGAGCCTGCTCAAGGTATGCTCTTTCTTCAGGCAAACCCCAACTCGATTCGCAACATAGCGTCCACCCACCCCATTCGAGTGTTCGCAAATGTGTT
Proteins encoded in this window:
- a CDS encoding DUF3050 domain-containing protein, which produces MAPSDSPPLADPEMPFKGILDALRVRKDALSVSLVAEADRVANHHVYSMVVDLESARAFMEHHVWCVWDFMMLAKSVQVGLGCYELLWVPPADTDAVAAINAIIADEEADIGPDGLKHSHFEIYLGAMKEAGASTRSIDAFLSRLRITRDLIPSMLDVGATPPAVRFVQATYKSATGPIHARVAALCLAREELVPRLLSTLLTNLPNDSCLSMFRWYIERHIQVDSATHGPLSATLYSNTVRNDAVVEREALESAIEAIRARGQFLDSIADALARVASANTPSSFARSKV
- a CDS encoding amino acid ABC transporter substrate-binding protein, with translation MPNNRSAPFLLVVIAAIVALAVSLIVVKTWQVAPTGPVTKEHAYTRVLQTGTLRVGYVAYPPATIVDASGKRITGIFPALLEDIASRTGLRVEFAEEVGWATLIEGLDTGRYDIVGGLWANPSRGKAATVSAPVYFSGVGVWVRPDESRITPADNWESINRPEIRIAAIDGSTPLSIAKTQFPKATLTTYPNLTSESQLFLDLVSNKIDVFFAEPAQGMLFLQANPNSIRNIASTHPIRVFANVFLMRKDEFQFKNMIDTAIADLQSSGRVAEVLREYEPIPGAFYRVAPPYAPLDSKPD